Proteins encoded in a region of the Megalops cyprinoides isolate fMegCyp1 chromosome 3, fMegCyp1.pri, whole genome shotgun sequence genome:
- the LOC118775305 gene encoding ubiquitin domain-containing protein 2-like: MGGCVGSHHDSSGSLNENSDGTGVALGRNHSLKREKPKWKSDYPMTDGQLRSKRDEFWDTAPAFEGRKEIWDALRAAAHAFESNDHELAQAIIDGASITLPHGALTECYDELGNRYQLPVYCLAPPINMIEERSDPEVPEAPEPPPPPPGSGQECQLRLRLSTGKDLRLPVRTTDSVQHMKRRLQAEEGVAPASQRWFFSGRPLTDKMKLEELKISRDYVVQVIVSQPPALPPAENPTPVES, encoded by the exons TGGCTCTGGGGCGCAATCACTCTCTGAAGAGGGAGAAGCCCAAGTGGAAGAGCGACTACCCCATGACGGACGGGCAGCTGCGGAGCAAGCGCGATGAGTTCTGGGACACCGCCCCCGCCTTCGAGGGCCGCAAGGAGATCTGGGATGCCCTCAGGGCCGCCGCCCACGCCTTCGAGAGCAACGACCACGAACTGGCACAGGCCATCATCGACGGGGCCAGCATAACCCTCCCGCACG gtgcCCTGACGGAGTGCTACGACGAGCTGGGCAACCGCTACCAGCTCCCCGTCTACTGCCTGGCCCCGCCCATCAACATGATCGAGGAGCGGAGCGACCCGGAGGTCCCGGAGGCACCGGAgccgccgcccccgccgcccGGCTCGGGCCAGGAGTGCCAACTGCGGCTGCGCCTCTCCACGGGCAAGGACCTGCGGCTGCCCGTGCGCACCACCGACTCGGTGCAGCACATGAAGCGCCGCCTGCAGGCCGAGGAGGGCGTGGCGCCTGCCAGCCAGCGCTGGTTCTTCTCCGGGCGGCCGCTGACGGACAAGAtgaagctggaggagctgaagatcTCCAGGGACTACGTGGTGCAGGTGATCGTCAGCCAGCCGCCCGCGCTGCCCCCCGCAGAGAACCCCACGCCTGTGGAGAGCTAA